A window of the Sabethes cyaneus chromosome 1, idSabCyanKW18_F2, whole genome shotgun sequence genome harbors these coding sequences:
- the LOC128740679 gene encoding protein obstructor-E, whose translation MKHIIGLTVYLGLTTYCSAIGVPQCPEPHGEQAYLHPDHCDQFFLCTNGTLTLETCENGLLFDGKGAVHNHCNYNWAVDCGDRKFVTDQSPISTPGCEYLFGIYPDSAQCSTTYTKCAFGEPHSEHCDAGLVYDHRIHGCQWPDLMLDTCNPEAVIGFKCPESVPSNSINHRFWPYPRFPVPGDCHRLITCVDGHPRLITCGDGKVFSENSLTCEDPEDAPYACRH comes from the coding sequence GCAGTGCAATCGGTGTTCCTCAATGTCCGGAACCACATGGCGAACAAGCTTATCTGCATCCAGATCACTGCGACCAATTTTTCTTGTGTACAAATGGCACACTGACATTGGAAACATGTGAAAATGGTTTATTGTTTGACGGAAAAGGAGCCGTTCATAATCATTGCAACTACAATTGGGCTGTTGATTGTGGCGATAGGAAATTTGTCACCGATCAATCGCCTATTTCAACGCCGGGATGCGAGTACCTGTTCGGAATATATCCAGATAGCGCGCAATGTTCTACCACGTATACCAAATGTGCCTTTGGAGAACCACACTCAGAACATTGTGATGCAGGCCTAGTTTACGATCATCGTATTCACGGTTGTCAATGGCCCGATCTAATGTTGGATACATGTAATCCTGAGGCTGTCATTGGATTCAAGTGCCCGGAATCTGTTCCATCAAACTCGATCAACCATCGTTTCTGGCCATATCCAAGATTTCCAGTTCCGGGCGACTGTCACCGGCTTATCACCTGCGTCGACGGTCATCCACGTTTAATCACCTGTGGCGACGGAAAGGTGTTCAGCGAGAATTCTTTAACTTGCGAAGATCCGGAAGATGCTCCATATGCTTGCAGACACTAA
- the LOC128745985 gene encoding uncharacterized protein LOC128745985, with translation MVTIILLHSQANFTIPNRNFFSPNILQILLFDLRDAVIEAFQVADEQGGSSEQVVNDDVMQIPPGREKTSGAISNTQVIVENTNKTNCPVTGTMPKGHAVGDGVKNKPGSATSVRRNPPRNGRANRVSSCQLCDELDNEDMVQCDSCDMWYHFACVNVTAEVQYVDWNCFKCAAASNKQVAPPVENPSKGSLCQPGPPPSLRSKGGARSGKSEARRRLKLELLKIEEKKKLEQKYLDKKFEALREFGSDTASVISYCGASKESKIVQWVADTERCGEVDSGLEPEERERFVPSNLLEPAEHTAPNLRGNPDVTGCNRTVPRVVDNNPTLSDPRMSAPAPVLRGNPDVTGCNRTVSRVVDNNPTLSGPRMVTPAPKLRANPDVTECNCTVPRAVGNHPTLSDPRMFAPGQKSTPMRLSQRAPMLPPAPPVADETVCILNRSQLAARQAVSKDLPDFSGNPEDWPLFFSVFSNSTHMCGFTNEENMLRLRKCLKGRALEAVKCRLLHPSNVGGVMSTLRMLYGRPEAIVQAIVKKVRALPSPNIDRLETVVNFALTVENLVATILACEVHDFVYNASLRYELVERLPSTLKLDWAKYSRDKPNPNLLDFSSWLYSTAEDASAVMPSATDYSKSRFSKKDGFLNAHSEIEVASSKSYTVPPTTKSASVSESEKQCPVCKGACPNISKCKRFAELSYDARWAAVRECKRCRKCLRKHNGSCRQQRPCGTNGCTFLHHPLLHSDERQQARGFATDTIADRANGKTSYQNCNTHQGNSKLLFRILPVILYGPSKSVNVYAFIDDGSDISLMEQKLAEELGVTGSSKSLCLGWTGGAHRMETSSECMNLQISSCRNRKLYKLTSVHTVESLKIRPQSLQYSEMQVRYPYLAGLPVESYKNVCPQILIGVDNLSVGNIQNAREGRADEPVAVKMRIGWTVFGRCGSGSEMVQSINHHSVKVCQCNKDSDEDLHQTVKGFFSLDSLGISKPEKMLQSQEDRRAEMLLETLTKAKDGRYESGLLWKYDNVCLPDSKGMALKRWQCLDRRMKQDTVLAKAVREKIEDHVQKGYIRKLTEEEIQAEQHRVWYLPIFPEVNPNKPGKTRLVWDAAAAVHGVSLNSVLLKGPDLLTSLLSVLIQFRKYRTAVCGDIREMYHQVQIREEDQHCQRFFWKDKESDVNPSTYIVQVMTFGACCSPSTAQYVKNTHAKRFEQEYPAAVETIVKRHYVDDMLLSVERELQAIQLSKEVRMIHASAGFEIRNWTSNSPAVLHAMLETTAGEKNLSGENSVEKILGDDNDIQLHIFVDASETGYAAVAYLRFQEGNTIECALVASRTKVSPLRFLSIPRSELQAATIGVRLADTICQSLSFQVKQRMFWTDSKDVIYWLNSDHRRYTQNVAFRVSEILEGSDMREWNWIPSKLNVADEGTKWKGHPDLTSSSRWFRGPEFLWKTPDLWPISKVYIENTTEELRPHLLYHTTRVVETVINLSRFSDWRKLLRCTARVLRYVRNLKLYTQKKMRKDGPLRKDELADAECYLFRTAQAVYVDEITMLSKNQNSENPDKNIPKTSPLYHQCVFLDNSNLLRIRGRTRACPFVTRDAAQPIVLPREHTITRLLLLGFHKRFKHQNHQTILNEVRQRFRIPKLKATYNNVRKECQECKNNHAVPQPPAMSDLPSQRLAAFTRPFTYVGVDYFGPMTVTVGRRSEKRWGVLATCLTIRAIHIELAHTLTTDSCILAIRKFMARRGVPSVIFSDRGTNFQGSSKELREALKSINQEQLIKEFTTPDTEWTFIPPASPHMGGAWERMIQSVKLNLDKLKWGRLPTDEVLHSTLLEIENIINSRPLTTIPMDNDESPVLTPNHFLLGSSNGLKPLVPYNATPTMLRNSWKQPQVVANEFWRWWLRDYLPVITRRTKWFMNVKPIEVDDIVLIADPKAPRNSWPLGRVIATRPGRDGQVRSATVQTNKGIYERPAVKLAVLDVGVRDQHAFGRPSAYSRGSVSSPVDQSTPRFTATT, from the exons ATGGTTACAATTATATTGTTACATTCGCAAGCTAATTTTACTATTCCCAACAGGAATTT CTTCTCTCCCAACATTTTACAAATTCTTTTATTTGATCTAAGAGATGCCGTCATCGAAGCATTCCAGGTTGCAGATGAGCAAGGTGGTTCAAGTGAACAGGTAGTCAATGACGATGTCATGCAAATCCCGCCCGGTCGAGAGAAAACTTCCGGTGCTATTTCGAACACCCAGGTAATTGTAGAGAATACCAATAAAACGAATTGCCCCGTAACGGGAACAATGCCAAAAGGGCATGCTGTTGGAGATGGTGTAAAAAATAAACCGGGTAGCGCTACGAGTGTCAGACGTAATCCGCCGCGGAACGGTCGCGCGAATCGGGTGTCAAGTTGTCAGTTGTGTGATGAGCTAGATAACGAAGATATGGTTCAGTGCGATAGCTGCGATATGTGGTACCATTTTGCATGCGTGAATGTGACGGCGGAAGTTCAATACGTTGACTGGAATTGTTTCAAGTGTGCTGCAGCAAGTAACAAGCAAGTGGCTCCCCCTGTAGAAAATCCAAGCAAAGGATCTTTATGTCAGCCAGGTCCACCCCCATCCCTGCGAAGTAAAGGTGGTGCACGGAGTGGGAAAAGTGAGGCGAGGAGAAGGTTGAAATTGGAGTTGTTGAAGATAGAGGAAAAAAAGAAGCTCGAGCAGAAGTATTTGGATAAGAAGTTTGAAGCGCTTCGTGAGTTCGGAAGTGATACTGCTTCCGTCATAAGCTATTGCGGAGCGAGTAAAGAGTCGAAGATCGTACAGTGGGTAGCGGATACCGAACGTTGTGGGGAAGTGGATTCCGGTTTAGAGCCTGAAGAGAGGGAAAGGTTTGTACCAAGCAACTTGTTGGAACCTGCAGAGCATACTGCTCCAAATCTCAGAGGGAATCCTGATGTTACCGGGTGCAATCGTACTGTTCCTCGTGTCGTGGATAATAATCCGACGTTAAGTGATCCGCGTATGTCTGCCCCTGCTCCAGTTCTCAGAGGGAATCCTGATGTTACCGGATGCAATCGTACGGTTTCTCGTGTCGTGGATAATAATCCGACGTTGAGCGGTCCACGTATGGTTACCCCCGCTCCAAAGCTCAGAGCGAATCCTGATGTTACCGAATGCAATTGTACTGTTCCTCGTGCCGTGGGTAATCATCCGACGTTGAGTGATCCGCGTATGTTTGCCCCAGGACAAAAGTCAACACCAATGCGCTTGAGCCAACGAGCCCCAATGCTTCCGCCCGCGCCACCAGTTGCTGATGAAACGGTATGCATCCTAAACAGGAGTCAGCTTGCTGCAAGACAGGCAGTGTCTAAAGATCTTCCCGACTTCAGCGGTAATCCTGAAGATTGGCCgctcttcttttctgtttttagtAACTCCACTCATATGTGCGGGTTTACGAATGAAGAAAACATGCTGCGACTCCGAAAGTGCCTGAAGGGAAGGGCCCTGGAAGCTGTCAAATGCCGTCTGCTCCACCCGTCCAACGTCGGAGGTGTTATGTCTACATTAAGAATGCTGTATGGGAGACCGGAAGCAATCGTGCAAGCAATCGTCAAGAAGGTTCGGGCTTTACCGTCACCAAACATCGATAGGCTAGAGACTGTCGTCAATTTCGCGCTCACAGTAGAGAACTTGGTCGCAACAATCCTAGCTTGTGAAGTACACGACTTCGTGTACAACGCCTCGTTACGATACGAATTAGTAGAACGACTACCTTCGACACTGAAATTAGACTGGGCTAAGTACTCCAGGGACAAACCCAATCCTAATCTGCTCGACTTCAGCTCGTGGTTATACTCAACGGCAGAAGATGCTAGTGCGGTAATGCCCTCGGCAACCGATTATTCAAAGTCACGCTTCAGTAAGAAGGATGGATTCCTGAACGCTCACTCAGAAATCGAGGTAGCTAGCTCCAAGTCGTACACGGTTCCGCCAACAACGAAGTCTGCTAGTGTCAGTGAATCCGAGAAACAATGTCCCGTGTGCAAAGGTGCTTGCCCGAACATTTCGAAATGTAAGCGCTTCGCGGAATTAAGCTACGACGCGAGGTGGGCAGCGGTAAGAGAATGCAAACGGTGCCGAAAGTGTTTGAGGAAACATAACGGATCATGTAGGCAACAAAGACCATGTGGTACAAACGGCTGCACATTCCTGCACCATCCCCTTCTTCACAGCGATGAGCGACAGCAAGCCCGTGGCTTCGCAACGGACACGATTGCTGATAGAGCGAACGGCAAGACCTCTTATCAAAATTGTAATACCCATCAGGGTAATTCAAAACTCCTATTTCGGATACTCCCGGTCATTCTCTATGGTCCGTCGAAATCTGTTAATGTATACGCATTTATTGACGACGGATCCGATATCTCGTTGATGGAACAGAAGCTGGCAGAAGAGTTGGGAGTAACCGGTTCATCGAAGTCGTTGTGTCTCGGTTGGACAGGAGGTGCGCACCGAATGGAGACTTCATCAGAGTGTATGAATTTACAAATCTCCAGCTGCAGAAATCGGAAGCTGTACAAACTGACATCCGTACATACCGTAGAAAGTCTTAAAATACGTCCGCAGTCACTTCAGTATTCCGAGATGCAAGTTAGGTACCCATACCTTGCTGGCCTACCAGTTGAGTCGTACAAGAACGTCTGCCCTCAGATCCTGATAGGCGTCGATAACCTTAGTGTCGGAAACATACAGAACGCTCGAGAAGGACGAGCTGACGAACCAGTTGCCGTTAAGATGCGAATAGGATGGACAGTATTCGGAAGATGTGGGTCCGGAAGCGAAATGGTACAGTCCATTAACCACCATTCCGTTAAGGTCTGTCAGTGCAACAAAGACTCCGATGAAGACCTTCACCAAACCGTAAAAGGTTTTTTCTCGCTGGACAGTCTCGGAATCAGTAAACCAGAAAAAATGCTCCAGTCACAAGAAGATCGTCGTGCAGAGATGCTGCTTGAAACGCTAACGAAAGCGAAAGATGGGAGGTATGAATCTGGACTTCTCTGGAAGTACGACAATGTCTGCCTTCCGGACAGTAAAGGAATGGCTCTGAAGAGATGGCAGTGCCTAGACCGACGAATGAAACAGGATACGGTGCTGGCAAAGGCAGTGAGAGAAAAGATAGAAGATCACGTACAAAAGGGATACATTCGAAAGCTGACTGAAGAGGAGATCCAGGCCGAACAACATCGTGTGTGGTATTTACCCATATTCCCGGAAGTAAACCCAAACAAACCTGGGAAGACAAGGCTCGTATGGGATGCAGCCGCAGCCGTCCATGGTGTTTCACTTAATTCTGTACTGCTAAAAGGTCCAGACCTACTCACGTCTCTGCTGTCGGTCTTGATCCAGTTTCGCAAGTATCGTACTGCCGTTTGCGGTGACATTCGGGAAATGTATCACCAAGTTCAGATACGAGAGGAAGATCAGCACTGCCAGCGCTTTTTCTGGAAGGACAAGGAGTCCGACGTGAACCCTAGCACATATATAGTACAGGTAATGACCTTTGGAGCCTGCTGCTCGCCGAGTACCGCACAATATGTGAAAAACACGCATGCGAAGAGATTCGAGCAGGAATACCCCGCAGCCGTTGAGACGATAGTCAAACGACACTACGTCGACGACATGTTATTGAGTGTGGAAAGGGAATTACAAGCAATCCAACTATCTAAGGAAGTGCGAATGATACACGCATCAGCCGGTTTCGAGATCCGCAATTGGACATCGAATTCACCGGCGGTCCTGCACGCGATGCTTGAGACGACGGCAGGGGAGAAGAATCTAAGCGGCGAGAATTCAGTCGAGAAGATCCTCG GCGACGATAACGATATCCAGCTACATATATTCGTGGACGCAAGCGAAACTGGCTATGCTGCCGTGGCTTATTTGCGATTCCAGGAAGGAAATACCATCGAATGTGCGCTAGTAGCTTCCAGGACCAAAGTTTCGCCACTCAGGTTCCTCTCCATTCCTCGTTCCGAGCTTCAAGCTGCAACTATCGGTGTCCGACTCGCTGACACAATCTGCCAATCGCTGTCCTTCCAGGTGAAACAACGAATGTTCTGGACGGATTCGAAGGACGTAATCTACTGGCTAAACTCCGACCATCGGCGATACACTCAGAACGTCGCATTCAGAGTTAGCGAGATTCTGGAAGGATCTGATATGCGGGAGTGGAATTGGATTCCGAGCAAACTGAACGTCGCGGACGAAGGCACCAAGTGGAAAGGCCACCCGGATTTGACCTCTTCTAGTCGTTGGTTTCGGGGACCAGAGTTCCTGTGGAAAACGCCAGACCTTTGGCCCATCTCAAAGGTTTACATAGAAAACACCACCGAAGAACTTCGCCCTCATCTCTTGTACCACACCACCAGAGTTGTTGAAACGGTAATAAATCTGAGTCGTTTTTCCGATTGGCGAAAGCTGCTACGCTGTACTGCTCGCGTCCTCCGTTACGTGCGTAATCTGAAGCTCTACACACAAAAGAAGATGCGAAAGGATGGCCCGCTACGAAAAGACGAACTTGCCGATGCCGAGTGCTATTTATTTCGTACAGCGCAGGCGGTCTACGTTGACGAAATCACCATGCTctcaaaaaaccaaaattcGGAGAACCCTGACAAGAACATACCCAAAACCAGTCCACTTTACCACCAGTGCGTCTTCCTTGATAACAGCAATCTGCTTAGAATACGAGGCCGAACACGTGCCTGTCCTTTCGTCACCAGGGACGCTGCTCAACCAATAGTGCTCCCTCGCGAACACACAATCACCCGGCTCCTTCTGCTCGGCTTTCACAAACGATTCAAACACCAGAACCATCAAACCATACTGAACGAAGTAAGACAGCGGTTCCGTATCCCCAAATTGAAAGCCACTTACAACAATGTCCGCAAAGAGTGTCAAGAATGCAAAAACAACCACGCGGTTCCCCAGCCTCCGGCAATGAGTGATCTACCATCACAAAGACTCGCTGCGTTTACCCGACCGTTCACCTACGTAGGGGTGGACTATTTCGGCCCTATGACAGTAACCGTAGGAAGACGGTCCGAAAAACGGTGGGGAGTCTTAGCAACATGCCTCACAATACGCGCTATCCACATAGAATTAGCTCACACACTGACGACCGATTCGTGCATCCTAGCAATCCGTAAATTCATGGCCAGGAGAGGCGTGCCATCCGTCATCTTCAGCGATCGAGGCaccaacttccaagggagcagcAAAGAGCTTCGGGAGGCTTTGAAGAGCATCAACCAAGAACAGCTCATCAAAGAGTTCACGACACCCGACACGGAATGGACTTTCATCCCACCGGCTTCCCCGCACATGGGCGGCGCATGGGAACGCATGATCCAGAGCGTGAAGTTAAATCTGGATAAACTGAAATGGGGAAGGCTTCCAACTGACGAAGTCCTACACAGTACGCTTCTGGAGATCGAGAACATAATAAATTCACGACCACTAACCACCATTCCCATGGACAATGACGAATCACCAGTACTCACGCCTAACCATTTTCTGCTGGGTTCATCAAATGGACTGAAACCGCTGGTACCTTACAATGCTACTCCCACGATGCTTCGAAACAGCTGGAAACAGCCACAAGTTGTGGCCAACGAATTCTGGCGATGGTGGTTGAGAGATTATCTGCCTGTAATCACCAGACGTACGAAATGGTTCATGAACGTGAAACCGATCGAGGTAGACGATATTGTGCTAATCGCAGATCCTAAGGCTCCTCGTAATAGCTGGCCCTTAGGACGAGTCATCGCAACTAGACCAGGACGAGATGGACAAGTGAGAAGCGCTACCGTGCAAACCAACAAAGGCATCTACGAACGACCTGCGGTGAAACTCGCCGTGCTCGACGTAGGCGTTAGGGATCAACACGCCTTCGGAAGACCTTCTGCGTATTCGAGGGGGAGTGTAAGCTCGCCCGTCGATCAGTCAACCCCTCGTTTCACCGCTACGACGTAG